Proteins encoded within one genomic window of Camelina sativa cultivar DH55 chromosome 19, Cs, whole genome shotgun sequence:
- the LOC104768061 gene encoding uncharacterized protein LOC104768061 — protein sequence MSTSSGETIAVSDSQNLLTINMTNVTKLIGTNFLMWSRQVYALLDGYDLTGYLDNTVEVPPLTRTVAGVTSDNPDYKIWKRQDRLIYSALLGAITVSVQPLPSTTTTSAEIWSTLSSIYAAPSRAHVQQLKQQIQIWVKGEKLIEEYFQGLTTRFDKLAHLGKPMELDDQIEKILKGLPDEYRRVIDQLEGRERTPSLPEVFEKLLHHEVTLKNMVVGSSSLPATANAVHVRGHRGQSRSHNRNHQPWQSQQSFQPRHHNSAPRGYQGRCQICGVHGHSARLCSQLQLSGSHYNTVSPNTPSPVSWQPRANLAEANPWILDSSATHHLTTDLSNLSLHRPMGVKRSPSLTVPDFLSRIWVPHISLLPLNL from the coding sequence ATGTCGACCTCCTCCGGTGAAACCATTGCCGTCTCTGATTCTCAAAATTTGCTTACCATCAACATGACCAATGTTACTAAGCTTATCGGCACCAACTTTCTGATGTGGAGCCGTCAAGTCTATGCTCTCCTCGACGGATACGATCTCACTGGTTATCTCGACAACACCGTTGAGGTTCCACCACTCACTCGAACTGTTGCCGGCGTCACATCTGACAATCCTGACTACAAGATCTGGAAACGTCAAGACCGTCTCATTTACAGTGCTCTCCTAGGTGCCATCACGGTGTCTGTCCAGCCGCTGCCCTCCACCACCACGACATCAGCTGAGATTTGGAGTACTCTTTCCTCGATCTACGCAGCTCCGAGTCGTGCTCATGTTCAACAGTTGAAACAACAGATCCAAATTTGGGTCAAAGGCGAGAAGTTAATCGAGGAGTACTTCCAAGGCCTTACTACACGGTTTGATAAGTTGGCTCACCTTGGGAAGCCGATGGAGCTCGATGATCAGATCGAGAAGATTCTTAAGGGACTCCCCGATGAGTATCGTCGTGTCATTGATCAGCTTGAAGGTCGTGAACGTACTCCTTCGCTCCCTGAAGTGTTTGAGAAACTTCTTCATCACGAAGTTACATTGAAGAATATGGTCGTAGGTTCTTCGTCACTTCCCGCAACAGCGAATGCTGTTCATGTTCGTGGTCACCGTGGACAGTCACGCTCACATAATCGCAACCACCAGCCGTGGCAATCACAACAATCGTTCCAACCGCGTCATCACAACTCTGCTCCACGTGGTTATCAAGGACGCTGTCAGATTTGTGGTGTTCATGGCCATAGCGCTCGCCTTTGTTCGCAGCTTCAACTCTCCGGTAGCCACTATAACACGGTCTCACCTAACACACCGTCTCCTGTATCATGGCAGCCTCGTGCTAACCTGGCCGAAGCTAATCCTTGGATTCTTGATTCGAGCGCAACACACCATCTCACAACGGATTTGAgcaatctctctcttcatcgTCCAATGGGGGTGAAGAGGTCACCATCGCTGACGGTACCGGACTTTCTATCTCGCATATGGGTTCCACACATCTCCCTACTTCCTTTAAACCTCTAA